The Bacteroidota bacterium genome includes a window with the following:
- a CDS encoding sialate O-acetylesterase has product KGIGYSGPTFKSMTTTGGKIKIEFDHAANGLTAYGKELSCFEVAGNDKTFYPAKASISGSSVILTSEEVKDPVSVRYAFKDFIVGDLYNTEGLPASSFRTDNWEK; this is encoded by the coding sequence TAAAGGAATTGGTTATTCCGGCCCTACCTTTAAGTCGATGACAACTACCGGAGGCAAGATTAAAATTGAATTCGACCATGCTGCCAATGGACTGACTGCTTACGGCAAGGAATTATCCTGTTTTGAGGTTGCAGGGAATGACAAAACTTTTTATCCTGCAAAAGCATCCATTTCAGGGAGTTCTGTGATATTGACCTCTGAGGAGGTAAAAGACCCTGTATCGGTAAGGTATGCCTTTAAGGATTTTATTGTGGGCGATCTATATAACACAGAAGGGTTACCTGCTTCATCCTTTAGAACAGACAACTGGGAAAAATAA